A stretch of Aureispira sp. CCB-E DNA encodes these proteins:
- a CDS encoding cellulose synthase family protein, with product MEIFIIALYVLPLIFIFLYSCVQLHLAISFWWRRRKENNNAVMTDDFVPTVTIQLPVYNELYVVERLLDAIVLLDYPKEKVEIQVLDDSTDETVQIIANKIKALEPYGWNIQHVRRPERVGFKAGALAYGLTISKGEFVAVFDADFIPHADFLKRTIPYFKNEKIGVVQTRWEHMNKNYSFLTQMQALALDAHFVVEQMGRNMSGHFMNFNGTAGLWRRACIEDAGGWSSDTLTEDLDLSYRAQLKGWVFKYLGDVTTPAELPVAMNAFKSQQFRWTKGAAECAVKNLPRVMKAKDLGFVDKLHAISHLMNTGIFICILLLSLSSIPLVWVQHVHQGDTSIYNDILGYAALGSLNMIMVSLFFWLSYEHTRGGFSIKNLFSFVIRFPFFLALSMGMALHNAMAAFEGYIGKKTPFVRTPKFNLEDKKQKGWGANKYLSKGVSPIAKVELLLALLFLSTIVVSVSYGIVGMLPFHILVFIGYTIISGYSFVHARMMG from the coding sequence GATTTTGTGCCTACAGTAACGATTCAGCTACCTGTTTACAACGAATTATACGTTGTAGAACGCCTTTTAGATGCTATTGTTTTGTTAGACTACCCTAAAGAAAAAGTAGAAATCCAAGTCTTGGACGATTCTACAGACGAGACAGTTCAAATTATTGCCAATAAAATCAAAGCGTTGGAGCCTTATGGGTGGAACATACAACATGTTCGCCGCCCAGAGCGAGTTGGCTTTAAAGCTGGTGCGCTTGCCTATGGTTTGACCATTTCTAAAGGTGAATTTGTGGCTGTATTTGATGCTGACTTTATTCCTCATGCAGATTTCTTGAAGCGCACAATTCCTTATTTTAAAAATGAGAAAATTGGTGTGGTTCAAACGCGTTGGGAACACATGAATAAAAACTATTCGTTTTTGACTCAAATGCAAGCTTTGGCATTGGATGCGCATTTTGTGGTAGAGCAAATGGGACGTAACATGTCAGGACACTTCATGAACTTTAATGGCACGGCTGGTCTTTGGAGACGTGCTTGTATTGAAGATGCAGGTGGTTGGTCTTCCGATACTTTGACAGAAGATTTGGATTTGAGTTACCGTGCTCAGCTAAAAGGTTGGGTATTCAAGTATTTGGGAGATGTAACAACTCCAGCAGAGTTGCCTGTGGCAATGAATGCCTTCAAAAGTCAACAGTTTAGATGGACAAAAGGAGCAGCAGAATGTGCTGTTAAGAATTTGCCTAGAGTTATGAAAGCCAAAGATTTAGGCTTTGTAGATAAGTTGCACGCTATTTCGCATTTGATGAATACGGGTATCTTTATTTGTATTTTGCTACTTTCTTTGAGCAGTATTCCTTTAGTTTGGGTACAACACGTTCATCAAGGAGATACCTCAATTTATAATGATATCTTGGGATATGCCGCTTTGGGATCGTTAAATATGATTATGGTTTCTCTATTTTTCTGGTTGTCTTATGAGCATACCAGAGGTGGATTTTCGATTAAAAACTTATTCTCTTTTGTCATTCGTTTTCCTTTCTTTTTAGCCTTATCAATGGGAATGGCATTGCACAATGCAATGGCAGCCTTTGAAGGATATATTGGTAAAAAAACACCTTTCGTTCGTACGCCTAAATTTAATTTGGAAGACAAAAAGCAAAAAGGTTGGGGAGCTAATAAATACCTATCTAAAGGAGTGAGCCCAATTGCTAAAGTAGAATTATTATTAGCTTTGCTATTCTTGTCAACAATTGTTGTTTCAGTTTCTTATGGAATAGTAGGTATGTTGCCATTCCATATCTTAGTGTTCATAGGATATACTATCATTAGTGGTTATTCTTTTGTACATGCGAGAATGATGGGATAG